In Rhinoraja longicauda isolate Sanriku21f chromosome 27, sRhiLon1.1, whole genome shotgun sequence, one DNA window encodes the following:
- the LOC144606779 gene encoding keratinocyte-associated protein 3-like, with protein MCRRDNPLDKKQLMKIGIALIITGHLNFVLGAIVHGTVLRHLTLPGNGIVAEYSVTTIFAAISGILTICTGIAVIVLSGDMPRTFLQYIVFTSSMCNSLLTIACVLALGASVVVTIANGGRTLLAVCHLSSFKDVIQVTNECPFDPTRIFDTTLAMWVPCLLLTGLESFLSIRSFFISMNLLGAKKQQREQVIRKPLEQIQEVDEDSELLEGTTVKFWV; from the exons ATAATCCACTGGATAAAAAGCAGCTGATGAAAATAGGAATTGCTTTAATTATAACTGGGCACTTGAACTTTGTACTTGGAGCGATTGTCCATGGAACAGTCCTACGACACCTCACTTTGCCCGGAAATGGCATTGTTGCCGAGTATTCTGTGACCACCATTTTTGCTGCCATCTCGGGAATACTG ACAATTTGTACTGGAATTGCAGTGATTGTGTTATCCGGGGACATGCCTCGAACATTCCTG CAGTACATTGTATTTACAAGTAGTATGTGCAACTCACTCCTTACCATCGCCTGTGTGCTGGCGCTGGGAGCCTCTGTGGTGGTGACCATTGCAAATGGTGGACGGACGTTGCTGGCAGTCTGTCATCTCAGCTCCTTTAAGGATGTTATACAAGTAACAAACGAATGTCCGTTTGACCCAACAAGAATCTTT GATACCACACTTGCAATGTGGGTTCCATGTCTGCTTCTGACTGGCCTGGAGTCTTTCCTGTCTATTAGAAGTTTTTTTATCTCAATGAACTTACTGGGAGCCAAGAAACAGCAACGTGAGCAG GTCATACGGAAACCTTTGGAGCAAATTCAGGAAGTGGACGAAGACAGTGAACTCTTGGAAGGCACTACGGTGAAGTTCTGGGTGTGA